A window from Listeria seeligeri serovar 1/2b str. SLCC3954 encodes these proteins:
- a CDS encoding amino acid ABC transporter ATP-binding protein, which translates to MINIKNLHKHFGKLEVLKGIDLEIASGEVVVVIGPSGSGKSTFLRCLNLLEQPTAGNILFENKDLMAKQTNVNELRQKMGMVFQNFNLFPHKNVLENLMLAPMKVKNEDNAAAKKHALALLDKVGLADKATSFPSQLSGGQQQRVAIARALAMNPDVMLFDEPTSALDPEMVGEVLNVMKSLAKEGMTMVVVTHEMGFAKEVSDRVVFMDAGVIQEQGTPEEIFGNPQNDRTKDFLGKVLA; encoded by the coding sequence GTGATTAATATCAAAAATTTACACAAACATTTTGGCAAATTAGAAGTTTTAAAAGGAATTGACCTTGAAATCGCATCTGGAGAAGTGGTTGTAGTTATCGGCCCTTCTGGAAGCGGCAAAAGTACCTTCTTACGTTGCCTCAACCTTTTAGAACAACCAACTGCTGGTAATATTTTATTTGAAAACAAGGATTTAATGGCAAAACAAACCAATGTGAATGAACTTCGCCAAAAAATGGGAATGGTTTTCCAAAACTTCAACCTTTTCCCACATAAAAATGTCCTTGAAAATCTAATGCTCGCTCCAATGAAAGTAAAAAATGAAGATAATGCCGCTGCTAAAAAACATGCACTTGCACTACTAGATAAAGTTGGTCTAGCTGATAAAGCGACAAGTTTCCCTTCTCAACTATCAGGTGGACAACAACAACGGGTTGCCATCGCACGGGCACTGGCAATGAATCCAGATGTAATGCTTTTTGATGAACCTACTTCTGCTCTTGACCCAGAAATGGTTGGCGAAGTTTTAAATGTTATGAAATCGCTCGCTAAAGAAGGCATGACCATGGTAGTTGTTACACACGAAATGGGGTTTGCAAAAGAAGTTTCCGACCGCGTTGTCTTTATGGATGCTGGTGTTATTCAAGAACAAGGGACTCCAGAAGAAATATTTGGAAATCCTCAAAATGATCGTACGAAAGACTTTTTAGGAAAAGTTTTAGCATAA
- a CDS encoding pyridoxal phosphate-dependent aminotransferase has translation MNNSKIAKKHQQMPVNILADIGTLAKTMPDILNLSIGDPDLITDESIINAAFEDVRAGHTKYTESGGDVELIDAIRGYFSRNYDLAFERSQIRATVGALHGMFLTLQTILDPGDEVIIHEPYFSPYKDQVLNSGGTPIIIPTYEKDDFAINVAILEAAITDKTKALILNSPNNPTGAVFSPETFEKIANLAKKYDFFILSDEVYDGFSFYEPFVPMAKFAPEHTITFGSMSKNFAMTGWRLGYMIAPTYLNEAAKIINEGITYSAPSPSQRAAIYALNHSETLIPTVAETFQKRLEYISKRVEEIPYLSLHPLKGSIYAFINISKTGMDSVSFTEYILKETQVLVIPGLAFGESGDNYVRLAATQDISVLEEAFNRLAKLAF, from the coding sequence ATGAATAACTCAAAAATCGCTAAAAAACACCAACAAATGCCTGTTAATATTCTCGCTGATATCGGAACACTGGCAAAAACAATGCCTGATATTCTTAATTTATCAATCGGCGACCCTGATTTAATCACAGATGAATCCATTATCAATGCCGCATTTGAGGACGTTCGGGCTGGTCATACTAAATATACCGAATCTGGTGGTGACGTGGAGCTTATTGATGCTATTCGTGGTTATTTTAGCCGGAATTATGACCTTGCTTTCGAGCGGTCACAAATTCGGGCAACGGTTGGCGCGCTCCATGGTATGTTCTTAACTCTACAAACAATCCTTGATCCAGGTGATGAAGTTATTATTCACGAACCATACTTTTCGCCTTACAAAGATCAAGTTTTAAATTCCGGCGGTACACCAATTATTATTCCAACTTACGAAAAAGATGATTTTGCCATCAATGTAGCCATTTTAGAAGCAGCGATTACAGACAAAACTAAAGCGCTAATCTTGAATTCTCCTAATAACCCAACTGGCGCGGTATTTTCACCTGAAACTTTTGAAAAAATAGCTAATTTAGCTAAAAAATATGATTTCTTTATTTTATCAGATGAAGTATATGACGGTTTTAGCTTTTATGAACCATTCGTTCCTATGGCCAAATTTGCACCTGAACACACTATTACCTTTGGAAGTATGTCCAAAAACTTTGCAATGACAGGGTGGCGCTTAGGATATATGATTGCCCCAACCTATTTAAATGAAGCAGCAAAGATAATCAATGAAGGAATTACATATTCAGCTCCCTCACCGTCCCAAAGAGCAGCTATTTATGCTTTAAATCATTCAGAGACACTAATTCCCACAGTGGCGGAAACTTTCCAAAAACGGCTAGAATACATCTCAAAACGCGTGGAAGAAATTCCGTATCTTTCCCTACATCCTTTAAAAGGCTCTATTTATGCTTTTATCAATATTAGTAAAACTGGGATGGATTCCGTCTCTTTTACAGAATATATTTTAAAAGAAACCCAAGTACTCGTTATTCCAGGACTTGCATTTGGTGAGTCTGGCGATAATTATGTTCGCCTAGCAGCAACTCAAGATATCAGCGTGTTGGAAGAAGCTTTCAATCGCTTAGCCAAATTAGCATTCTAA
- a CDS encoding HAD family hydrolase, which produces MKAVVFDFDGTMLDTENLWYSETMNYLKETYNIDLPDEIYQQIIGTSEEPIITYMMEATDGKFDKEAFLSTVAEACHTGQQSLGFREGFEAFFQDVKAKGYKIGLATSSGYDWIESTLDRLGILADFETIQTADHVDEIKPHPALYKQAVEALGVKPAEAIAIEDSKNGAISAIQAGLKVYIVPNEATKTIAFPKEATVVSSFAEINLD; this is translated from the coding sequence GTGAAGGCAGTAGTTTTTGATTTTGATGGGACCATGCTTGATACAGAGAATTTATGGTATAGCGAGACGATGAATTATTTAAAAGAAACCTATAATATTGATTTGCCAGATGAGATTTATCAGCAGATTATTGGGACGAGCGAAGAACCTATCATTACTTATATGATGGAAGCAACGGACGGAAAGTTTGATAAAGAAGCATTTTTGTCTACAGTTGCTGAAGCATGCCATACTGGGCAACAATCGCTTGGGTTTCGTGAAGGTTTCGAAGCATTTTTCCAAGATGTGAAGGCGAAAGGGTATAAGATTGGACTAGCAACTAGTTCTGGTTATGATTGGATTGAGTCGACACTTGATCGGTTGGGGATTTTAGCAGATTTTGAGACTATCCAAACGGCAGATCATGTGGATGAAATTAAGCCACATCCTGCGCTTTATAAGCAAGCTGTAGAGGCTTTAGGTGTGAAACCAGCAGAAGCAATCGCGATAGAAGACTCAAAAAACGGGGCAATATCAGCAATACAAGCAGGTTTAAAAGTTTATATTGTGCCAAATGAAGCAACTAAAACCATTGCATTTCCTAAAGAAGCGACAGTCGTTTCTTCTTTTGCGGAAATTAATTTAGATTAG
- a CDS encoding NCS2 family permease, translating to MFQLKANGTDVKTEVISGFTTFLTMVYIVVVNPAILSAAGVPFNTVFMATIISAVIGTLWMAIFANYPIAIAPGLGMNAYFVTVVTTEKLDYSVAFAAVFVAGIIFLLLSLTPLREKIIEAIPHNLKAGITAGIGLFIAFLGFRMTGIIVSNDSNLVGLGDLHSPEALLAIVGLLITLILLALNVKGALFIGMIATGIIAFFTGELKFTDGIVKLPPMPEFVFTNPLHAFGDVISYGLYAVVLSFLLITIFDTTGTMIGVAKKAGLMKGESLPNAKQALMADAVATSVGSMFGTTPTSAYIESSAGVATGGRTGLTTLTVAILFMISAFFAPLVGAVSGISAITAPALIVVGSMMIGAVKEIDWDTLDEAFPAFLVILAMPLTSSIAIGLAFGFISYPILKVFTGKWRELNWFLIVIAILFFILVAFLPH from the coding sequence ATGTTTCAATTAAAAGCAAACGGTACAGACGTTAAGACAGAAGTTATCTCTGGTTTTACTACATTCTTAACGATGGTATATATCGTTGTAGTTAACCCGGCAATCCTTTCTGCAGCTGGAGTTCCATTCAATACTGTATTTATGGCAACAATCATTTCCGCAGTTATTGGTACATTATGGATGGCGATTTTTGCTAATTACCCTATTGCGATTGCACCAGGACTTGGAATGAATGCCTATTTTGTAACAGTAGTAACAACAGAAAAACTAGATTATTCGGTCGCATTCGCTGCGGTCTTTGTAGCAGGTATTATTTTCTTATTACTTTCCTTAACACCGCTTCGTGAAAAAATCATCGAAGCTATCCCGCACAATTTAAAAGCAGGAATCACAGCTGGTATTGGTCTATTTATCGCTTTCTTAGGTTTCCGCATGACTGGAATTATTGTTTCTAATGATTCTAACTTGGTAGGCTTAGGAGACTTACATTCGCCAGAAGCCCTTCTTGCCATTGTTGGTCTATTAATCACTTTAATTCTTTTAGCTCTAAATGTAAAAGGGGCTTTGTTTATTGGGATGATTGCGACAGGGATTATCGCATTCTTCACTGGCGAACTGAAATTTACAGATGGAATTGTCAAACTACCACCTATGCCAGAATTCGTTTTCACCAATCCGCTTCATGCTTTTGGCGATGTCATCAGTTACGGCCTATATGCAGTTGTTTTATCTTTCCTACTTATAACAATTTTTGATACAACAGGAACAATGATCGGCGTTGCAAAAAAAGCTGGCTTAATGAAAGGCGAATCTTTACCTAACGCCAAACAAGCATTGATGGCTGATGCGGTTGCAACAAGTGTTGGTTCAATGTTCGGTACAACACCTACAAGTGCTTATATCGAATCATCTGCTGGTGTGGCAACTGGTGGTCGTACTGGTTTAACAACACTTACTGTAGCCATTTTGTTTATGATTTCCGCTTTCTTCGCTCCACTTGTTGGCGCTGTATCTGGTATTTCTGCTATTACAGCTCCAGCACTTATCGTCGTCGGCAGTATGATGATTGGCGCTGTTAAAGAAATTGATTGGGATACTCTAGACGAAGCCTTCCCAGCTTTCTTAGTAATTTTAGCTATGCCACTTACTTCAAGCATTGCAATTGGTCTAGCTTTCGGATTCATCTCTTATCCAATACTAAAAGTTTTTACTGGTAAATGGCGCGAACTTAACTGGTTCCTAATCGTCATCGCAATCTTATTCTTCATTCTCGTTGCGTTCTTACCACATTAA
- a CDS encoding type 1 glutamine amidotransferase domain-containing protein: MTLKGKKIIALVSEDFEDLELWYPVLRLREEGASVHLVAEEAKKVYHGKYGVPVTSDYDFDSVRAEDYDGILVPGGWSPDKLRRFDSVLNLVRTFDKAKKPIGQICHAGWVLVSAGILEGVNVTSTPGIKDDMTNAGAIWHNEPVVTDGHIISSRRPPDLPEYLPALISALEK; the protein is encoded by the coding sequence ATGACTTTGAAGGGCAAAAAGATAATTGCGCTAGTCAGTGAAGATTTTGAGGACTTAGAGCTTTGGTATCCAGTACTTAGATTACGTGAGGAAGGTGCTTCTGTTCATTTAGTAGCTGAAGAAGCGAAAAAAGTGTATCACGGGAAATATGGCGTTCCTGTTACTTCTGACTATGACTTTGATTCTGTTCGTGCAGAAGATTATGATGGGATTTTGGTGCCAGGTGGTTGGTCACCAGATAAGTTGCGCCGATTTGATAGTGTTTTAAATTTGGTTCGCACTTTTGATAAGGCGAAAAAACCAATTGGTCAAATTTGCCACGCAGGTTGGGTTCTTGTTTCTGCGGGAATCTTGGAAGGTGTTAATGTTACTAGTACACCGGGAATTAAAGATGATATGACAAATGCAGGGGCAATTTGGCACAATGAGCCAGTTGTAACAGATGGTCATATTATTTCAAGTCGCCGCCCACCAGATTTACCAGAATATTTACCAGCATTAATTTCAGCCTTAGAAAAATAG
- a CDS encoding PTS lactose/cellobiose transporter subunit IIA: protein MEIQVEEAVVKLILHGGNTRKEAYTAIDYAEKYQFDEADKHLQLAQAQFQEGHIWQTKLVSLRDSEAVSRPSFLLIHGQDHLMTAQAELQLAKRIIEQYKHQQRLEERLTKLEQQA, encoded by the coding sequence ATGGAAATTCAAGTAGAAGAAGCTGTTGTAAAACTGATTTTGCATGGCGGAAACACACGTAAAGAAGCATATACTGCAATTGACTATGCGGAAAAATATCAGTTTGACGAAGCAGATAAACATTTACAACTTGCACAGGCACAATTTCAGGAAGGTCATATTTGGCAAACTAAGCTAGTGTCTCTACGTGATTCAGAAGCGGTTTCCCGTCCATCATTTTTACTTATCCATGGCCAAGATCATTTAATGACCGCACAAGCTGAACTACAACTAGCCAAGCGGATTATTGAACAATATAAGCATCAACAACGCTTAGAAGAACGATTAACTAAATTAGAACAGCAAGCTTAA
- a CDS encoding GNAT family N-acetyltransferase: MNYQLISDYKDNELYRKTFNDLAESIFDINFEEWYKQGFWNDKYVCYSYLDKNKVIANVSINKMDLIYQGNDYRALQIGTVMTHPDYRNQGLAQELINHVISKYEQDYDFFYLFANDTVLDFYPKFGFERVEESSFTVDATSLKKRNYKIKKLNPDDELDFQLISRIVSNRVPLSSILDVKNSEDLLMFYLLIALRDAIYYIEELDAIVLYEQEEEDLYVLDIISTKKLDIVEVLGFLANKKIETIHVSFTPEKNKYIDAAYIIETEDMLFMRPNLFTADPYFLFPATSHA; this comes from the coding sequence ATGAATTATCAATTAATAAGTGATTACAAAGACAATGAGTTATATCGCAAAACTTTCAACGACCTGGCAGAAAGTATTTTTGATATTAATTTTGAAGAGTGGTATAAACAAGGTTTTTGGAATGATAAATATGTTTGCTATTCTTATTTGGATAAAAACAAAGTCATTGCCAATGTTTCCATTAACAAAATGGATTTAATTTATCAAGGAAATGATTACCGGGCTCTTCAGATTGGCACGGTTATGACGCATCCTGACTATAGAAACCAAGGTCTGGCTCAAGAATTAATAAATCATGTGATTAGTAAATACGAACAAGACTATGATTTTTTCTATCTTTTCGCAAATGATACTGTCCTGGATTTTTATCCAAAGTTCGGATTTGAACGGGTGGAAGAAAGTAGTTTTACAGTGGATGCTACTAGTTTGAAAAAGCGGAATTACAAAATAAAAAAGCTGAATCCAGATGATGAATTGGATTTTCAGCTAATAAGTCGAATTGTTTCTAATCGGGTGCCGCTTTCCTCTATATTAGATGTGAAAAATAGTGAAGATTTGCTTATGTTCTATCTGCTGATTGCTTTAAGAGATGCGATTTATTATATAGAAGAATTAGATGCAATCGTTCTTTATGAGCAAGAAGAGGAAGATTTATATGTACTGGATATTATTAGCACTAAAAAACTAGATATAGTCGAAGTTCTCGGCTTTTTGGCGAACAAAAAAATTGAGACAATCCATGTTTCTTTTACTCCAGAAAAAAATAAGTATATTGATGCTGCCTATATTATTGAAACAGAAGACATGTTATTTATGCGTCCGAATTTATTTACAGCGGATCCGTATTTTCTGTTCCCAGCTACTTCACATGCTTAA
- a CDS encoding metal-sulfur cluster assembly factor, whose translation MDEQLKENLMGALEQVIDPELGIDIVNIGLVYDVELDDDGLCTVSMTLTTMGCPLAGILTEQVQMALSDIPEVKDTNVNLVWNPPWTKDRMSRYAKIALGIR comes from the coding sequence ATGGATGAGCAACTGAAAGAAAATCTAATGGGTGCATTGGAGCAAGTTATCGATCCAGAGCTGGGTATTGATATTGTGAATATTGGACTTGTATATGATGTAGAATTAGATGATGATGGGCTTTGCACTGTTTCAATGACGCTTACAACGATGGGTTGTCCGCTTGCTGGAATTTTAACTGAGCAAGTACAAATGGCATTAAGCGATATCCCGGAAGTGAAGGATACAAATGTTAACCTTGTTTGGAACCCACCTTGGACTAAAGATCGTATGTCACGCTATGCAAAAATAGCACTTGGTATACGTTAA
- the yjfP gene encoding esterase — protein sequence MIQVENEQIAGIPVLHISNSENTDKMLPTIIFYHGFTSQKELYLHYGYLLAQRGFRVILPDAKLHGERLLNANPEDQATYFWDVIEANIKEFSLIVSELINSGKTDSDRIGVGGVSMGAITSLGLLGQYEEIKVAVSLMGSAYYVDFAKELSKYAASQGLTFPYDVDERILALQKYDLTQNITKINNRPLLLWHGKKDDVVPFAYSEKLYQTLVEESLADNVKFVVDNNAKHKVSVEGMLEGVSFFEKFL from the coding sequence ATGATTCAAGTCGAAAATGAACAAATTGCAGGAATTCCGGTACTACATATTAGTAATAGTGAAAATACAGATAAAATGTTACCTACTATTATTTTTTATCATGGCTTTACTTCTCAGAAAGAGCTGTATTTGCACTATGGTTATTTGCTTGCACAACGAGGGTTTCGAGTGATTTTACCAGATGCCAAGTTGCACGGGGAGCGTCTTTTGAATGCAAATCCGGAAGATCAAGCAACTTATTTTTGGGATGTTATTGAAGCAAATATTAAGGAATTTTCGTTGATTGTAAGTGAATTAATTAACTCCGGTAAAACTGATTCAGATCGTATTGGTGTTGGCGGTGTTTCTATGGGAGCCATCACATCGCTCGGATTACTGGGGCAATACGAAGAGATTAAAGTAGCAGTAAGCTTAATGGGAAGTGCCTATTATGTCGATTTCGCAAAAGAATTATCTAAATATGCAGCATCACAAGGGCTTACTTTCCCATATGATGTAGATGAGCGGATACTAGCCTTGCAAAAATATGATTTAACGCAAAATATCACAAAAATTAACAACCGACCTTTACTACTTTGGCACGGGAAAAAGGATGATGTTGTTCCTTTCGCTTATAGTGAGAAACTGTACCAAACACTTGTAGAGGAAAGCTTAGCAGATAATGTTAAATTTGTGGTCGACAATAATGCTAAACATAAAGTTTCTGTTGAAGGAATGCTTGAAGGGGTTAGTTTTTTTGAGAAATTCTTATAA
- a CDS encoding Cof-type HAD-IIB family hydrolase: MSKKLIVLDLDGTTLRDDLTISSHTKKTLEKARMAGHEVMIATGRPYRISRLYYEELELTTPIVNFNGAVFHHPRLTTFADGYHHAIDLQVVRELLDFASDFPLDNIAAEVQDNVFLKERNNSVPDTFHLGTENIVFGNIRDAIQTDPTSLLFFGKIDQLDLISKHLDESLANVISHHTWGASAWPAVEIIKFGIHKAIGVQAAAKTLGFDRKDIIAFGDETNDLQMLDYAGTGVAMGNAAESVKNIANVITASNQDDGIALYLEENLNL, from the coding sequence ATGTCTAAAAAACTAATAGTACTAGATCTTGACGGAACAACACTTAGAGATGATTTAACTATCTCTTCGCATACGAAAAAAACGCTAGAAAAAGCTCGCATGGCAGGTCATGAAGTAATGATTGCTACAGGAAGACCTTACCGGATTAGCAGATTATATTATGAAGAGCTCGAACTTACTACCCCGATTGTAAATTTTAATGGAGCAGTTTTCCATCACCCAAGACTTACTACATTTGCCGATGGGTATCACCATGCTATTGATTTACAAGTTGTTCGAGAATTATTAGATTTTGCAAGTGATTTCCCCCTCGATAATATCGCTGCCGAGGTACAAGATAATGTCTTTTTGAAAGAACGAAATAACAGCGTCCCAGATACATTCCATTTAGGTACAGAAAATATAGTTTTCGGAAATATCCGGGATGCTATTCAAACTGATCCTACTTCTTTATTATTTTTCGGCAAAATAGATCAACTTGACTTGATTAGCAAACACTTAGACGAATCCCTTGCAAATGTTATCTCCCATCACACTTGGGGTGCTTCTGCTTGGCCCGCCGTGGAAATTATTAAATTTGGAATCCACAAAGCAATCGGTGTGCAAGCCGCTGCAAAAACACTAGGCTTTGACCGAAAAGATATTATTGCATTTGGCGATGAAACAAATGATTTACAAATGCTTGATTACGCTGGCACAGGTGTCGCAATGGGCAATGCTGCTGAATCAGTAAAAAATATCGCAAATGTTATAACTGCATCAAATCAAGATGATGGTATAGCTCTATATCTAGAAGAAAATTTAAACCTATAA
- a CDS encoding YitT family protein, producing MSSNIVYKEYAKKTAIAIIAALLNAIGMNFFLIPAQVYAAGLNGVAQLGSDMLRDSMNISISTGILVLLLNIPVAILGWLKVGKSFTVFSFLTVAFMSFFLIVIPEVQVSNDILLNAIFGALIASVGIGLALKFGISTGGLDIVAMYITIKTGRSFGKYFLLLNGVIIIVAGFAYDWTFALYTLISLYVQSRVIDIIHTRHQKLTVMIMTQHADTVIQAIHDNMVRGITVVDAMGGYSKEDVAMLIMVITRYELYDITHIVEEFDSKAFINVMETSSVFGDFRSEADQKLAMAMYKNKMM from the coding sequence ATGAGTTCAAATATAGTATATAAAGAGTATGCTAAAAAAACCGCCATCGCAATTATAGCAGCACTTTTAAATGCGATTGGCATGAACTTCTTTTTAATTCCAGCACAAGTATACGCTGCTGGATTAAATGGGGTTGCACAATTAGGTTCAGACATGTTACGAGATTCAATGAATATTTCTATTTCAACAGGGATTCTTGTCCTATTATTAAATATTCCGGTGGCTATTTTAGGCTGGTTAAAAGTGGGTAAATCATTTACTGTATTTAGCTTTTTAACAGTTGCATTTATGTCTTTTTTCTTAATTGTTATTCCAGAAGTGCAAGTATCTAATGATATTTTACTTAATGCTATTTTTGGGGCATTAATAGCTTCTGTTGGTATTGGATTAGCCTTGAAATTTGGTATTTCTACTGGCGGTCTGGATATTGTTGCCATGTATATCACAATTAAGACTGGGCGATCTTTTGGGAAATATTTCTTGCTGTTAAATGGCGTGATTATCATTGTAGCGGGCTTTGCTTATGACTGGACTTTTGCGCTTTATACACTTATATCCTTATATGTACAAAGCAGAGTAATTGATATTATTCATACAAGGCATCAAAAGCTAACTGTGATGATTATGACGCAACACGCAGACACTGTTATTCAAGCTATTCATGACAATATGGTACGAGGGATAACAGTAGTAGATGCAATGGGCGGTTATTCCAAAGAAGATGTAGCTATGTTAATCATGGTAATTACACGGTATGAATTATATGACATCACACATATTGTGGAAGAATTTGATTCGAAAGCATTTATTAATGTCATGGAAACTTCTAGCGTATTTGGTGATTTTCGTTCAGAGGCGGATCAAAAACTTGCGATGGCAATGTATAAAAATAAAATGATGTAA
- a CDS encoding YisL family protein, translating into MWGYIHLISWVAIVLLTVLALVIYPKSTKSFTMLQMINRVFYILVILSGIMMVQYSVEQSWILAIFKILMGIIVIGVVEMLLSYRKSQKPTGMFLMIFVIVIVITVSLGFYLSGGYPLFN; encoded by the coding sequence ATGTGGGGATATATTCATTTGATTTCTTGGGTGGCCATTGTATTGCTAACAGTATTAGCGCTGGTTATTTATCCGAAATCAACAAAAAGTTTTACAATGTTACAAATGATTAATCGAGTTTTTTATATTTTAGTTATATTAAGTGGGATTATGATGGTTCAGTATAGCGTCGAACAAAGCTGGATTTTGGCAATATTTAAAATTTTGATGGGGATTATTGTCATAGGAGTTGTGGAAATGCTTCTTAGCTATCGAAAAAGCCAAAAGCCAACTGGAATGTTTTTAATGATTTTCGTTATTGTAATTGTAATTACGGTATCGTTAGGTTTCTATTTATCAGGTGGTTATCCATTATTTAATTAA
- a CDS encoding fumarylacetoacetate hydrolase family protein, producing the protein MKWVSYLYKGKPNYGILSEENKIVPAQALFINPPKTLLDYIKEKPAIKELNEETEIIPIEEVEIQIPFLPPNNIMAIGKNYYKHVLEMGTKEDVPEHILVFTKSSNSLLPHNGQIELHQNITSQLDYEGELAVIIGKETRDIPEKEALSAIFGFTIINDITARDIQKRHKQFYLGKSLDASCPIGPCILAYDGKQDVIFQIETKVNGEIRQADSTEKFIFNLATIISSLSKGHTLLPGDIIATGTPSGVGSGMTPPTFLQEGDTVKVTIDRIGTLQNKVRKS; encoded by the coding sequence ATGAAATGGGTAAGCTACCTTTATAAAGGGAAGCCTAATTATGGTATTTTATCAGAGGAAAATAAAATTGTTCCCGCTCAAGCTCTTTTTATAAATCCACCAAAAACGTTACTCGATTATATAAAAGAAAAGCCGGCTATCAAAGAGTTAAACGAGGAAACGGAAATAATTCCAATAGAAGAAGTAGAAATTCAAATCCCTTTTTTACCACCAAATAATATTATGGCAATAGGAAAAAACTATTATAAACATGTTTTAGAAATGGGAACGAAAGAAGATGTCCCTGAGCATATTTTAGTGTTCACAAAAAGTTCTAATAGCTTATTACCACATAATGGTCAAATCGAATTACATCAAAATATAACGAGCCAGCTTGATTATGAAGGGGAACTTGCTGTAATCATTGGCAAAGAAACCAGAGATATACCTGAAAAAGAAGCTCTATCGGCTATTTTTGGATTTACTATCATTAATGACATTACAGCTAGAGATATTCAAAAAAGACATAAGCAATTTTATCTAGGGAAAAGTTTAGATGCAAGTTGCCCTATTGGACCATGTATATTAGCTTATGACGGCAAGCAAGATGTGATTTTTCAGATTGAAACAAAAGTAAATGGAGAAATTCGGCAAGCTGATTCCACGGAAAAATTTATTTTTAATTTAGCAACAATTATTTCTAGTCTATCAAAAGGACATACCCTTCTTCCAGGTGATATAATAGCAACTGGAACGCCAAGTGGAGTAGGTAGCGGTATGACCCCGCCAACTTTTTTACAAGAAGGAGATACTGTAAAAGTTACTATTGATCGAATCGGCACATTGCAAAATAAAGTAAGGAAGTCTTAA